The genomic window GCGATCAGCACGTCCGCGCCTTCGCGGGCGTAGGCGATCGCCACCGCACGGCCGATCCCGCTGTCGCCGCCGGTGATGATGGCGGTCTTACCCGTCAGCTTTCCCGAACCGGTGTAGCTTTCTTCTCCGCAGTCAGGCACCGGGTCCATCTGCGCCTGAACGCCCGGGACGTTTTGCTGCTGTTCTGGAAATGGCATTGTCGTTCCTTTCCGCCTGCCCACGTGTCACATGAAATGTCAAGCGCTGAACTAGTTTTCGGGTCTGTGAGGCGGCCCGCCCACCGACTGCCCGCCCACCGGCAGCGATGAGCCAAGGCGCTCGCCCCCGTCGGGTATAACCCCTACCGGCACGGGTAAACGCGGCTGAACCAGATTGGGGAGCGCCCGCATCCGCTGCGGTGGCGACCGGATAGGTTGGGCGGATGCCGCGCCAGTATGCGAGTTCGACACAGCGCCTTTTCTCCCTCGCCGAACAGGTGCAAGGTTTCATGCCAGACGATGAAGGACGAGCGCTGTACGAAGCCGCCGTGCGCTATCTCGACGGCGGCGTCGGTGTCGAGATCGGTACCTATTGCGGCAAATCGACCCTGCTCCTCGGGGCAGCGGCTCAGGAAACCGACAGTGTCCTCTACACCGTCGATCATCACCATGGATCCGAAGAACATCAGCCCGGCTGGGAATTCCACGACGCCTCGATGGTCGACGAAGTCACCGGACTCTTCGACACGTTGCCCACGTTTCGCCGCACACTGGACGCCGCCCACCTCGACGACCACGTCGTCGCGATCGTCGGTAAGTCACCGGTCGTCGCACGCGCCTGGCGCTCACCGCTGCAGTTGCTGTTCATCGACGGCGGGCACTCTGAAGCCGCCGCCACACAGGACTTCGAGGGGTGGGCGAAGTGGGTGCGCACCGGCGGGGCGCTGGTCATCCACGACGTCTTCCCAGACCCTAGGGACGGCGGCCGACCGCCATACTACATCTATTGCCGCGCAATCGATTCCGGGCAGTTCCAGGAGGTGGGGGTGACCGGCTCGCTACGCGTTCTGGAACGCACCGGCGGAACGATCGGTGAGCACATTCACGTCAGCGGCTAGTGGTGAGGCACTCACAATCGAAGTCGTCTTGCAGGCCCACCGGTAGACCATCACCGCGAAACAGCCCGCTGGCCGGTGTGGTGTCCGACAGCGCGTCGGCAGCCAAGATCATGGCCGCGCCCGTCCAGGTGGTGCGCTCCTCGGGCCAGCGTTTCCCGTCGGCGAACACCAAACCCGTCCAATATGAGCCGTCGTGTTCGCGCAGGTGCTGCATCGCGTCGAACTGCCGGTGCGCGGCCGGTCGCAGTCCGATCGCGTCGAGCGCCATGACGAGTTCACACGTTTCCGCACCGGTCACCCAGGGCCGGTCGACAACGCAGCGGATACCAAGACCACCGACCACGAAATCCCCCCAGCGCTGCTTGATTCGGGTGGCGGCCGCCGGACCGCGCAGCGCACTACCCAGGATGGGGTAGTACCAGTCCATCGAGTAGCGGTCCTTCTCGGTGAACGCCTCGGGATGCTCGGTGATGGCATGCCCCAGCCGGCCCAGAGCCAGTTCCCATTCGGGCTGCGGTTCCCCGATCAGAGCCGCAAGTGCCAGCGCACACCTGATGCTGTGAAAGATACTGGCGCACCCGGTCAGCAATGCTTCCCGCAGGGGGCCGGCTTCGCTTCTGGCCCAACAGATTTCGCCGTACCCAACCTGCAAGTCGATGACGAAATCGATCGCCTTCTGCACCGTCGGCCACATAGTCCGCGCGAACCTGTGATCACCGGTGACCAGCACGTGATGCCAGACGCCTGCGGCGATGTAGGCGCAGAAGTTGCTGTCGCTGTTGGCGTCTTCGACGACTCCGGCCCGCAACTGGATGGGCCACGAGCCGTCGGGCCGCTGCGTGCGGCGGCTCCAATCGAACGCCGCGCGTGCGGGTTCCAGCAGTCCGGCGGTGGTGAGCGCCATGGCGCATTCCACGTGATCCCACGGGTCGGTGTGACCACCTTCGAACCACGGGATGGCGCCCGAGGTCTCCTGTGCGGCGGCGATGGACAGGGCGGTCTGCCGGCATTGCTCGGCGCTGACGACGCCTGGCACCGCCGGCGCGCTACCCCGACGCAACTGAAGTTCCCAACGTCGCCGAAACTTCGGTCGCAGCCGGCTTGGTGAAGTACATCGCCACGCTCTTGCCCACCAGCGGATTGAGCAGTGACTCGGCCACCTGGGTGATCCTCGGCCGCTGCATCAGATCCCACACCAACAGTTTGTGATACGCGGCCACCGCCGGGTGATCCGGATGCGACACGCCCACAGCACATTTCAACCACCAGAACGGCGAGTGCAAAGCGTGGGCGTGATGTGTGTGGGTCAGTTCCAGTCCGTATCCGGTGAATTTGTCGCGCAACTGACTGGCCCGGTAGATCCGCACATGGCCGCCTTCGTTGCTGTGGTATTCCTCCGACAACAGCCAACAGACCTGCTCCGGCAGCCATCGCGGCACGCTGATGGCCAGCGTGCCACCGACTTTCAAGACCCTGATGAGCTCGGCGATCGCGGCGTCGTCGTGCGGGATGTGCTCGAGGATCTCCGAGGCGATGACGCAGTCGAACGTCTCGTCGGCGTAGGGCAAGCTGAGCGCGTCACCCAACACAACCGTTGCCGATGCTTCGGCCGGTGCCTCACCGGCCTCAGCCATGGCCCGCAGAATGGTGTCCACCGCGCGAAGTTCGGGCTCATCGCGGTCGAACGCGACTACATCCGCGCCGCGACGGTACGCCTCGAACGCATGCCGGCCGGCGCCGCAGCCCACGTCGATGACACGCGTTGCCGGTCCGATGGCCAACCGGTCGAAATCGATTGTCAGCACTGCGTCTGACTTCCCATGGCGGCCTTTCGCGCGATCGCCCGCTCATATACCCGCACGGTTTGGGCGGCCACAGCCTCCCAACTGAAGACGTTGACGGCCCGGTCGCGTCCCGCGCGTCCCAGGTCGGCGCGCTTCTCCGGCGAATCGAGCAGTCCGCCCAACGCCTCGGTGAGGGCGTCGACGTTCGCCGGTGGCACCAGCTCGGCACAGGCGCCGTCGGTCCCCAAGACCTCGGGCAACGCGCCCACCCGGCTGGCGACGATCGGGGTGCCGCTGGCCATGGCTTCCACCGCCGGCAGCGAAAAGCCCTCGTAGAGAGAGGGAATACAGGCCACTTCGGCCGACGCGAACAGGGCCGCGAGGTCCGCGTCAGACAGACCACTGGAAATGTGGACGATGTCGGAAATGCCCAGCTCGGCGATGAGTTTGTGGGTAGGGCCGTTGGGTTCGACCTTGGCGACCAGACGCAACTCCAGGTCGCGGTTGACCCGCAGCCGCGCGATGGCGTGCAAGAGCGTGCTGACTCCTTTGAGCGGGGTGTCGGCACTGGCGATCGCCATCACGCGCCCGCGCTGGCGGGGCAGCGGACCGGGCTTGAAGAGGTTGGTGTTGACGCCCAGCGGCACCACGTGCAGTTGGTCTGGCGAGACACCGAAGTCGGTGACGATGTCCGCGGCCGACGACGACGAGACCGTCAACAACTCGGGGATCTGGCGCGCCACCTGCTTTTGCATGGTGGCGAATCCGTACCACCGATGTACCAACGGTTTCCGCCACCACCGCGCGGCGGCGAGGTCCAGTACCCGGTCCCGAGTGATGGGGTGGTGCACGGTGGCCACCACCGGTAACTGACCGGCGATCTTGAGCAGCCCGGTGCCCAGGCTCTGATTGTCGTGAACGATGTCGAAGTCGGCGAGGCGGGCGGCGAGTTGCCGGGCGACGCGCAGGGTGAACGTTCTGGGCTCGGGGAAGCCGGCCGTCCACATGGTGGCGAGTTCCAACAGGTCAATCGAGTCGCGGATCTCGCTGGGCCGCGGCACCCGGAAGGGGTCGGGTTCGCGGTACAGGTCAAGACTCGGCACCTTGGTCAGGCGCACCCGCGGGTCAAGCAGCTGCGGGTAAGGCTGGCCGGAGAACACCTCGACGTCGTGCCCGAGCTCCACCAGACCGCGGCTGAGATGGCGCACGTAAACACCCTGTCCGCCGCAATGGGTCTTACTCCGGTAGGACAGCAGGGCAATTCGCATACTCAACTTCTATCCGCCCACGAAAGGCCGGGCACAAGCGCCCCCCATTCCGTCGCCATCAACGCGCTCGCGACCGCCGCGAGAGGAAACTGGACATGTGTCCAGATGATAGTTCGACCAGCTAATCGATGCAACGCGCCCGCGGCCGGACCGGACGGGGGTGACCCGCCACCGCCACCTGGGTCGCGGCCACCGAACACCAACAACACATCGAGGTCTCAAATCGGTTTAGAAACGGCGTTTACGGTCGACTTATGTGAAAAGAATTCTGCCCACCGCAGCCTGTCTTCAAGAAAGCAGGACGGCCGTCGAAGGTTTGAGAATACTGGTCGACCGAGGAGCGTGCCGTGAGCCTGGCCCCTACTGATCTGCGTCCCGCCCACCTGCGGTTGAGCACGCGCCTGGTCTCCGAGCTCGGTGCCCAGAACAGCACGCTGCGGGCCGCCGTGCAAGGCGTCGGCTCGGCGGTGATCGTCTATGCCGGCGGTGAGATCGACGCCTGCAACGAGCACATCTGGCGGCTGCTACTCCGCGAGGCTTCGGCGTTCGTCGACCCGCAGCAGCCCTTCATAGTCGATGTCAACAGCGTCGATTTCATCTCCTGCTCGGGTTTCGAGGCGTTGGCCGACGAGGCCCACCGCTGCCGCGAACGCGGAATCGAACTCTGCCTGGTCAGCCTGCAACCGTCGGTCTGTCGAATCGTGGAAGCTTGCGGGCTCAGTGACGTACTGACGGTGCTGACCAGCGCTGCCCAGGCTTTGGATCCTTACGAACAGCTCTCGCCTGAGGCAGTCATAGACGAAGCGTGCTGAGGCGGCTCGCTACGCCGCTTACCACGCAGCGAAGCTAGCCGCCGAGATTGCGCACCGCCGTGTCGAGATCTTCGGCCTGCTCGGCCAGTTCACGCTCGGACAACTCCGTGCCGCCGACCCGAGCTAGCACGTCCTGACGCGTCGCGATCTGCATCGCCCCGCGATAGTCGTCCGACTCCAGTTGGGCCGGCGTGAGGACCTCGGTACGGCCCTCGATGAGGACCAGCACCGCATCGTCCTCGGCAGAGTCGAGCAATCGCCGCACGTCCTGCGCCTCCACAGTCATCCCTGGCCCCTTCCCGTACGCTCTTGCAACTTGTCGATGAGATCTGACGCCTGCGCCTTGGTGAGGTTGTCCGGAGGATCCTCGCCGGCTTCCCGCGCCAATGTGTTCAGGTAACTGCGCTGCGGACCGGTCATCGGTTCGTCACCGGTCACCCACTGCGACGGGTCCTTCTCCGGGTTTTCACGTGCCGCCTGGCCGGGGTCGTCAGTCATGGCACTAGCTATGCCCGCTACCCGGCGGTCATAACCAGGAGGCCCGCCGCCGAGGACAGCGACCTTTCGAAGCACGCCTGCCCACGGGAGGACGTAAGTTTGATGGGGTCGGCGGACAGGGGTGAGACCCTGTTGATCGGAGTATGAAGATGGACGACGACTTCACCATAGGCGAGGCCAGCGCGGCAGAACGCGCGGCAAAGGTGGAACGGCGGATCAACGAACTGAGGGAACGCAGAGCCGCGTTGACCTCCGGTCAGAAGCCGTCCCCGGAGTCAGCGGAACTGGCGCGTCACCGCGCCCAGGAAGCAACGCATCGTGCGCAAGACGCCCACCATGCTGCGGCGGAACGGCACAGGGAATTGGCCCGTGTTCACGAGCGAACGGCGAACACCTATCAGCGCGTCGCCATGGACCGGGAGGATGCCCCAGAATTGCAAGACGAGGCGGACCAACACTGGCAAGCCGCCCATGAAAGCCACTTACGTTCCCTTGAGGACGAGGCACAGGCTATTAATCCCGAGAAATCCTCGTCCGGCTAGTCATGGCCGGAGCGCCACTCGAATGCAGTTGTCCTTTTTGTTCTTGAACAAGTCGTAGGCGCGCACGCCGTCTTCCAGCGGCAGGTCGTGGCTGATGAGCTTGGCCGGATCCAGATCACCCTGCTCGACATAGTCGAACAACCGGGTCATGTAGCGCTGGCCGTGCTGCTGCGACGTCTTGAGCGTGAGGCCTTTGTTGGTCAGCACACCCATGGGGAACTTGTCGGTGACGCCGTAGACGCCCAGCACGGAGACCACTCCGCCCTTTCGGCAGGCCAGGATCGCCTGCCGCATCGCGGTGGCCCGATCGGTTTCCAGCCGCAGCAGCTGCTTGGCCTTGTCGTAGAGCTGCTGGACCCCAGTGCCGTGGCCTTCCATGCCAACCGCCTCGATGCAGGCATCGGGCCCGCGTCCGCCGGTCATCTCACGCAATGTCTCGTGCACACTGTCGACCGCGGTGTAGTCGATGGTCTCCAGTCCGAAGTGGTCTCGCGCCAGCGCCAGTCGCTCGGGAATCCGGTCGATGATGATGGAGCGTTCGGCGCCGAGCAACAACGCGCTGCGGGCCGCCATCAGGCCGACCCCGCCGGCGCCCCATACCGCCACGGTGTCCCCGCCGGCGATGTCGCAGAAGTCGGCGCCCATGAAACCGGTTGGCACAGCATCGGATAGGAACAGCGCTTGCTCGTCGGTGATGTCGCCGGGTATCGCGAAACAATTGGCGTCGCCGAACGGAACCCGCACGTATTGCGCATGTGAGCCCGCGTAGCCGCCGAAGGGATGGGTGTAGCCGTAAATTCCGCCCGAGGGATATCCCAGCAACGGTTGCTGCAGTTCCGCGTTCGGATTCGTGGTGTCACAACACGCATACAGTTCGTGATCGCAGAACCAGCACTGATTGCAGGCGATGAACGAGGGCACCACCACCCGGTCACCAACCTTGGTGTCGCGCACTTCCGGGCCGGTCTCGGCGACCACCCCCATGAACTCGTGGCCGAAGACGTCGCCTTCCCGCATGCCCGGCAGGTAGCCGTCGATGAAGTGCAGGTCCGAGCCACAGGTGGTGGTGAGCCGGACTTCGACGATCACATCGTGTGGGTTGAGGATTTTGGGGTCGTCGACCGTCTCCACCGACAAGTCGTTGACACCGTTCCAGCACAGTGCGCGCATTACTCGCTCCTCGCTCCTCGCTTACCGCGCGGAATTCCGCGCGCTGGGGTTGGACTTGATGGTCGGCACCTCGCCGGTCTGCAGCAACGCGCGCAGGCGGTACAACAGCTTGAATGCGGCCGCACCGGTCAACATGCCCGGCGCCGGGGTTTTGACGTGCAGCGTCACCTCGGTACCCAGGTCGCGCGGCGCCGGCCGGTAGTTGACCGTGAGTTCGTTGCCGTCACTGGTGCCGACGAATTCGACGCCGTCAGGGAAGGTGACCAGTCGGGACTCCCACGACAAGTCCGGCTCGGTCAGCGTCCGCCACCGGTAGCGATCCTCACCGACGGAGTCCACCTCGGCGATGTCGCCGAGCACCACGGACAACTGCGCGGGGTCGCGCCAGAAGGCGGCGACCCGCTCGACCGGGCAGGCGATGGTGACCGTCTGCGCGGCGGCCCGTTGCGGTTGCATGTCGACGACCTTGTTGACCACGCCGAGCACTTGGTCCTTGGCGGCGTCCAGATAATTCATTGCCCGCTCCCTTCGTTGGGACGTGCGTTACCCACCGAAGCGGCGCCCAAACGATCGACGCGCCGATTGAGTAGCGGTGTGGTGCGCGGGTATTGGTGTGGCATGACGGCGTTCGGGTCGGGCGACGGCCCGCACTTGGAAGAGGACACTCCGGCAACTGCGCCCGCCGATCCGTCCGGTGGACGGCTGGGGGCTCGGGTCAGAGCGCCGACGCTGCCGCCGTATCCGGCGGGACTACACGCCCTGGCCCTGGACCGCGGCCGCAACACCCTGTTGTATGTGCCGAGCGGGTACCGCGGGGACGCTGCGACACCCTTGGCCGTGTTGATGCACGGCGCCGGGGGCCATGCCCGCGGCGGGATCGATCCGTTCCTCGCCGTCGCGGACGCGGCCGGTGTGCTGCTGCTGGCGCCGCAGAGCGCCGCTTCCACCTGGGACGTGATCGTAGGATCCTTCGGGCCGGACGTCAGGTTGCTCGACGACGCCCTCGCCCACGTGTTCGCCCGCCACAGTGTCGACGCGAATCACTTTGCCATAGGCGGCTTTTCGGACGGCGCCTCGTATGCACTGTCGCTGGGATTGACCAACGGCAACTTGTTCAGCCATGTCATCGCGTTCTCGCCTGGGTTCGCCGCGCCCGGGGCAACCTGCGGGCGGCCGAACATCTACATCACCCACGGCACCAACGACCAAGTACTGCCCATCGATATGACCAGCCGCCGGTTGCGGCCACGGTTGGAACGCGCCGGTTACGACGTTGTCTATCACGAATTCTGTGGCGGGCACGTGGTGCCCACCGACCGCGCCAGGTCGGGCCTCGACTGGTTCCTGCACTAGCCGATGGCCGAGGTGGCGATACCTATCCGCCTGCAGGCGTCGGCGGTCCGGCTCGGCGGCCACGGCGGCTTCCATGTGACGGCGATGCATGTGGAAACGGAATGAATCCGCGATGTGGGGTTCGCCACAGCCAATGCGGGAATCCGTACCGGCAGGCGGTTGCGTCGGCGCGGCCCGGGGGAAAGGAGAAATCGTGACATCCCCACTCGGCCACCGAGGTGGCGTCACGATCATTGGAGCCGGTTTCGGCGGCATCTGCATGGCCATCAAACTGCGTCGCGCCGGCATCCCATTCACGATCCTGGAGAAAGGGGATCGGGTCGGCGGCGTTTGGCGCGACAACACCTATCCAGGCGCCGCGTGCGACGTTCCCTCTCACTTGTACTCGTATTCGTTCGAACCGAGCCACGACTGGTCGCGAAAGTACGGCACGCAACCGGAGATCCAGAGCTACATCGAGTACTGCGCGCGCAAGTACGGGATCATCGACCACGTCCGCTTCGGTCAGGAAGTCACGCGCGCCAGCTTCGACGAGAGCGCTGCCCAGTGGACCCTCGAGACCGCCGACGGCGGCACCGTCAACTCCGCCTTCCTGGTCGCAGCCACCGGTCAGCTCAGCCTGCCCGCCGATCCCCAATTTCCCGGCATGGAGCGGTTCACCGGTCATGCGTTCCATTCCGCACGCTGGGACCATGACTACGACTTGCGGGGCAAGCGGGTCGCGGTCGTCGGCACCGGCGCCTCGGCGATCCAGTTCGTGCCCGAAGTCGCACGGCAGGCGCAACAGATGTACGTGCTGCAGCGCTCAGCGCCGTACGTACTGCCCAAACCCGACCGGCGCTACACCCCGCTGGAGAAGTATCTGTACCGGCATTTCACGGGCTCGCTGGTGGCCAGCCGGACGCGCCAGTACGTCTACCACGAGGCGCGGGTGATACCGCTGACCAAGGGCGTCGGCATCAAAGCACTGGAGCGGGGCTGGGAGCGCTATCTGCGTTCGCAGGTATCCGATGAGGCGCTGCGCGCCAAGCTGCGTCCCGATTACCCGATCGGCTGCAAGCGGGTGCTGCTGTCCAACGACTGGTACGCGGCGCTGAGCCGGCCCAACGTCGAGGTCATTGCGGCTGGGCTGACTGAAGTGAGGCCCGGCAGCATCGTTGCCGCGGACGGCAGCGAATGCGACGTCGACACCATCATTTTCGGCACCGGCTTCGCGGCGAACGACTTCCTTGCCCCGATGACGATAGTCGGGCGTGACGGTCGCCGGCTGCACGACGTATGGCAAGAACGCGGCGGTGCCGAAGCGTTCAAAGGCATTGCCGTGAGCGGGTTTCCGAACCTCTTCATCCTCTATGGGCCGAACACCAATCTGGGCCACAACTCGATCATCTACATGCTCGAGTCCCAGGCCGACTATGTGCTCGAGGCGATTCGGCACGCCGCGACGCACGGCGCCAGGTGGCTCGACGTCCGACCCGCAGCTCACGATGAGTACAACGACGACCTGCAGCGCAGCCTGAAGAAGACGGTCTGGCAGCGCGGTTGTGACAGTTGGTACGTGACCGAGGCAGGCAAGAACACGAACAACTGGCCGAGCTTCACGTTCGACTATCGACGCCAGACCCGCTTCTTCGATCCGGTGCACTACCAGACCGACGCAGCCGAACCATCCCAGCTCATCAGCACAGGAGTTCACCCATGACCACCACCGTCGACACTCTGCCCGCCTTGGACACCTTGGCCGCGCGGGTGCAAGCGGCCGATTCCGGCAAGTACCGCGAGGTCACCAACGCGATGACCGGCGAGACGTTGGGCCGGGTACCGCACTGCAGCGCAGACGATGTGGTCGCCGCGGCCAGGCGTGCCCGGAACGTGCAGAAAAGTTGGGCGGCGCGTCCAGTCACCGAGCGTGCGGCCGTACTGCTGCGTTTTCACGATCTGGTCCTCAAGCGCCAAGACGAGGTGCTCGACATCATCCAGCTGGAGAACGGCAAAGCCCGCCGGCATGCGTTCGAGGAAGTCATCGACGTCGCGCTCACCTCTCGCTACTACGCGAACACGGCCGAGGAGTATCTGAAACCCAAACGGCGCCAGGGTGTTCAGTTGGTGCTGACCGAAGTGTGGGAGTACCACCATCCCAAAGGCCTGATCGGCGTGATCGCCCCATGGAACTATCCGTTGACGTTGGGCATCAGCGATGCGATCCCGGCGATAGTGGCCGGCAACGCGGCGCTGATCAAGCCCGACGACCGCACACCGTTCTCGGTGCTCTGGGCGGTCGGTGTGCTGGAAGAGGCGGGGATGCCGCCGGGACTGGTGCAGATTGTCACCGGACCCGGGTCTGAGCTCGGCACACCGATCATCGAGCAGTCCAATTACCTGATGTTCACCGGTTCCACCAGCGTCGGACGCAGCGTTGCCGCGCAGGCCGGGGAGCGGTTGATCGACTGCTCGATGGAACTCGGCGGGAAGAATGCGCTGCTGGTGCTCGACGATGCCGACGTGGGCAAGGCCGCAGTCGGCGCCACGCGGGCCTGCTTCTCCAACGCCGGACAGCTGTGCATTTCGATCGAGCGAATCTATGTGCCAAAGACGTTGTGGGACAGCTTTGTTCCGAAGTTCGTTGCGGCAACGGAGAAGATGACGCTGTCGGCGGCGCTCGACTACTCCGGCGACATGGGGTCCTTGATCAACGAGACGCAACTGAAGACGGTCATCGAGCACGTCGATGACGCGGTGGACAAGGGAGCCACTGTGCTCACCGGGGGTCGACCGCGCCCGGACCTCGGCCCGCATTTCTACGAGCCGACGATCTTGACCGGGGTGAAGGAAGGTATGACCGCCTTCG from Mycobacterium kubicae includes these protein-coding regions:
- a CDS encoding zinc-dependent alcohol dehydrogenase — its product is MRALCWNGVNDLSVETVDDPKILNPHDVIVEVRLTTTCGSDLHFIDGYLPGMREGDVFGHEFMGVVAETGPEVRDTKVGDRVVVPSFIACNQCWFCDHELYACCDTTNPNAELQQPLLGYPSGGIYGYTHPFGGYAGSHAQYVRVPFGDANCFAIPGDITDEQALFLSDAVPTGFMGADFCDIAGGDTVAVWGAGGVGLMAARSALLLGAERSIIIDRIPERLALARDHFGLETIDYTAVDSVHETLREMTGGRGPDACIEAVGMEGHGTGVQQLYDKAKQLLRLETDRATAMRQAILACRKGGVVSVLGVYGVTDKFPMGVLTNKGLTLKTSQQHGQRYMTRLFDYVEQGDLDPAKLISHDLPLEDGVRAYDLFKNKKDNCIRVALRP
- a CDS encoding class I SAM-dependent methyltransferase, which gives rise to MPRQYASSTQRLFSLAEQVQGFMPDDEGRALYEAAVRYLDGGVGVEIGTYCGKSTLLLGAAAQETDSVLYTVDHHHGSEEHQPGWEFHDASMVDEVTGLFDTLPTFRRTLDAAHLDDHVVAIVGKSPVVARAWRSPLQLLFIDGGHSEAAATQDFEGWAKWVRTGGALVIHDVFPDPRDGGRPPYYIYCRAIDSGQFQEVGVTGSLRVLERTGGTIGEHIHVSG
- a CDS encoding glycosyltransferase family 4 protein, whose translation is MRIALLSYRSKTHCGGQGVYVRHLSRGLVELGHDVEVFSGQPYPQLLDPRVRLTKVPSLDLYREPDPFRVPRPSEIRDSIDLLELATMWTAGFPEPRTFTLRVARQLAARLADFDIVHDNQSLGTGLLKIAGQLPVVATVHHPITRDRVLDLAAARWWRKPLVHRWYGFATMQKQVARQIPELLTVSSSSAADIVTDFGVSPDQLHVVPLGVNTNLFKPGPLPRQRGRVMAIASADTPLKGVSTLLHAIARLRVNRDLELRLVAKVEPNGPTHKLIAELGISDIVHISSGLSDADLAALFASAEVACIPSLYEGFSLPAVEAMASGTPIVASRVGALPEVLGTDGACAELVPPANVDALTEALGGLLDSPEKRADLGRAGRDRAVNVFSWEAVAAQTVRVYERAIARKAAMGSQTQC
- a CDS encoding anti-sigma factor antagonist (This anti-anti-sigma factor, or anti-sigma factor antagonist, belongs to a family that includes characterized members SpoIIAA, RsbV, RsfA, and RsfB.) — its product is MSLAPTDLRPAHLRLSTRLVSELGAQNSTLRAAVQGVGSAVIVYAGGEIDACNEHIWRLLLREASAFVDPQQPFIVDVNSVDFISCSGFEALADEAHRCRERGIELCLVSLQPSVCRIVEACGLSDVLTVLTSAAQALDPYEQLSPEAVIDEAC
- a CDS encoding DUF3072 domain-containing protein; its protein translation is MTDDPGQAARENPEKDPSQWVTGDEPMTGPQRSYLNTLAREAGEDPPDNLTKAQASDLIDKLQERTGRGQG
- a CDS encoding prenyltransferase, whose product is MRRGSAPAVPGVVSAEQCRQTALSIAAAQETSGAIPWFEGGHTDPWDHVECAMALTTAGLLEPARAAFDWSRRTQRPDGSWPIQLRAGVVEDANSDSNFCAYIAAGVWHHVLVTGDHRFARTMWPTVQKAIDFVIDLQVGYGEICWARSEAGPLREALLTGCASIFHSIRCALALAALIGEPQPEWELALGRLGHAITEHPEAFTEKDRYSMDWYYPILGSALRGPAAATRIKQRWGDFVVGGLGIRCVVDRPWVTGAETCELVMALDAIGLRPAAHRQFDAMQHLREHDGSYWTGLVFADGKRWPEERTTWTGAAMILAADALSDTTPASGLFRGDGLPVGLQDDFDCECLTTSR
- a CDS encoding class I SAM-dependent methyltransferase codes for the protein MLTIDFDRLAIGPATRVIDVGCGAGRHAFEAYRRGADVVAFDRDEPELRAVDTILRAMAEAGEAPAEASATVVLGDALSLPYADETFDCVIASEILEHIPHDDAAIAELIRVLKVGGTLAISVPRWLPEQVCWLLSEEYHSNEGGHVRIYRASQLRDKFTGYGLELTHTHHAHALHSPFWWLKCAVGVSHPDHPAVAAYHKLLVWDLMQRPRITQVAESLLNPLVGKSVAMYFTKPAATEVSATLGTSVASG
- a CDS encoding succinic semialdehyde dehydrogenase; protein product: MTTTVDTLPALDTLAARVQAADSGKYREVTNAMTGETLGRVPHCSADDVVAAARRARNVQKSWAARPVTERAAVLLRFHDLVLKRQDEVLDIIQLENGKARRHAFEEVIDVALTSRYYANTAEEYLKPKRRQGVQLVLTEVWEYHHPKGLIGVIAPWNYPLTLGISDAIPAIVAGNAALIKPDDRTPFSVLWAVGVLEEAGMPPGLVQIVTGPGSELGTPIIEQSNYLMFTGSTSVGRSVAAQAGERLIDCSMELGGKNALLVLDDADVGKAAVGATRACFSNAGQLCISIERIYVPKTLWDSFVPKFVAATEKMTLSAALDYSGDMGSLINETQLKTVIEHVDDAVDKGATVLTGGRPRPDLGPHFYEPTILTGVKEGMTAFADETFGPVVSLYPVDSEEEAIAKANDSTFGLNFSVWTSDPQRGRRVAARLQAGTVNVNEGYAAAWASLDAPMGGMKDSGLGRRHGEHGMMKYTESQTIAIERVLPVGAPRWVRADRYARVMTHGLRALKRLPGVK
- a CDS encoding alpha/beta hydrolase, with amino-acid sequence MTAFGSGDGPHLEEDTPATAPADPSGGRLGARVRAPTLPPYPAGLHALALDRGRNTLLYVPSGYRGDAATPLAVLMHGAGGHARGGIDPFLAVADAAGVLLLAPQSAASTWDVIVGSFGPDVRLLDDALAHVFARHSVDANHFAIGGFSDGASYALSLGLTNGNLFSHVIAFSPGFAAPGATCGRPNIYITHGTNDQVLPIDMTSRRLRPRLERAGYDVVYHEFCGGHVVPTDRARSGLDWFLH
- a CDS encoding flavin-containing monooxygenase, which codes for MTSPLGHRGGVTIIGAGFGGICMAIKLRRAGIPFTILEKGDRVGGVWRDNTYPGAACDVPSHLYSYSFEPSHDWSRKYGTQPEIQSYIEYCARKYGIIDHVRFGQEVTRASFDESAAQWTLETADGGTVNSAFLVAATGQLSLPADPQFPGMERFTGHAFHSARWDHDYDLRGKRVAVVGTGASAIQFVPEVARQAQQMYVLQRSAPYVLPKPDRRYTPLEKYLYRHFTGSLVASRTRQYVYHEARVIPLTKGVGIKALERGWERYLRSQVSDEALRAKLRPDYPIGCKRVLLSNDWYAALSRPNVEVIAAGLTEVRPGSIVAADGSECDVDTIIFGTGFAANDFLAPMTIVGRDGRRLHDVWQERGGAEAFKGIAVSGFPNLFILYGPNTNLGHNSIIYMLESQADYVLEAIRHAATHGARWLDVRPAAHDEYNDDLQRSLKKTVWQRGCDSWYVTEAGKNTNNWPSFTFDYRRQTRFFDPVHYQTDAAEPSQLISTGVHP